Proteins from a genomic interval of Chitinophagales bacterium:
- a CDS encoding NAD kinase, translating into MKIGIFGKLLKQSDLDFVKELLALLLQRKHELWVHHSYFLQLEEQQLSAHLHSFEDADVRVGFLDCLFSIGGDGTLLHTIRFIKDSGIPILGVNIGRLGFLTGVVKGRVSEAIEALEKGNYLLDHRSLLQLTSNHPIFEDAPFALNELTIQKKETSSMVTIHTYVNGEFLNSFWADGLILATPTGSTAYALSVGGPIIAPTSKTLLLAPISPHNLTVRPIVISDNSTVTFQIEGRAEHYFCTLDSQSVTIDSSYELTIRKAEFTISLIRFEWSSFYQTIRSKLMWGVDTRQEI; encoded by the coding sequence ATGAAAATTGGCATCTTTGGAAAACTTCTTAAACAGAGCGATCTCGATTTTGTAAAAGAATTGCTCGCCCTCCTACTCCAACGAAAACACGAGTTGTGGGTACACCATTCCTATTTCCTTCAATTGGAGGAACAACAACTTTCCGCTCACCTTCACAGTTTTGAGGATGCAGATGTAAGGGTGGGTTTTTTGGATTGTTTGTTTAGCATTGGCGGTGATGGCACTTTGCTGCATACCATACGTTTTATCAAAGATTCGGGTATTCCCATTTTGGGGGTCAATATCGGGCGTTTGGGCTTTTTGACGGGTGTAGTGAAAGGACGTGTAAGCGAAGCTATTGAAGCATTGGAGAAAGGCAATTATCTGCTTGACCATCGTTCGCTCTTGCAATTGACCAGCAATCATCCTATTTTTGAAGATGCTCCTTTTGCGCTCAACGAACTGACCATCCAAAAAAAGGAAACCTCTTCGATGGTCACAATTCATACCTATGTGAATGGAGAGTTTTTGAATTCTTTTTGGGCAGACGGTTTGATATTGGCTACTCCAACAGGTTCAACGGCTTATGCCCTAAGCGTTGGCGGGCCTATCATCGCTCCTACTTCCAAAACACTACTGCTTGCGCCCATCTCCCCCCACAATTTAACTGTCCGTCCGATTGTGATTTCCGATAATTCTACGGTGACTTTCCAAATTGAAGGACGAGCCGAACACTATTTTTGCACCCTAGATTCGCAGTCTGTCACCATTGATAGCAGCTATGAATTGACGATTCGCAAAGCAGAGTTTACTATTTCGCTAATTCGTTTTGAATGGAGCAGTTTTTACCAAACCATTCGGAGTAAGCTGATGTGGGGGGTAGATACGAGGCAGGAAATATAG
- a CDS encoding BamA/TamA family outer membrane protein: protein MNRIVTQTYGMYLKIIGFLFLFLPFYLSANQSIDFTSMIADSSITDYVIITDIAISGNKRTKDHIIFRELDFAVGDTLQSAKLTETLEESRNQVFNTTLFNDVKIEVGEQEGILVKLHIAVEERWYVFPVPIFELTDRNFNVWWKEYNRDLSRTEYGLRFYHYNFRGRKEWLKATVQFGFTKKYELEYIMPFIDKARKIGAYYKLSYILNRELPFRNFNNSPEFYKHEDGFLQKRFNASIGSSLRPNIHGFHRLYLDYLHNSIADTLAALNPDYFLEGRTEQTFLQLIYSYTVDLRDIAAYPLSGSYLDVQFIQSGLGIFGDVSMTSFTANYSQYLSLGNNFYALGNVKTKFSFPKQQPFFNQRGLGFGLDYLRGYEFYVIDGQSYTMLRSALKYQLLKTKFRNPLFKSDQFRTIPLAIYLKTYGELAYVKDNYYMDTNPLANQWLKSVGVGVDVFSFYDLVASFEYTRNGLKDWGFYVSFGLNYDGR from the coding sequence ATGAACAGGATTGTAACCCAAACCTATGGAATGTATCTAAAAATAATTGGTTTCCTTTTTCTGTTTTTGCCTTTTTATCTTTCTGCAAATCAGTCCATTGATTTCACTTCAATGATTGCAGACAGCTCCATTACAGACTATGTAATCATCACCGATATCGCCATTTCAGGCAACAAACGCACCAAAGACCACATCATTTTTAGAGAGTTGGATTTTGCAGTAGGAGATACACTTCAAAGCGCAAAACTGACCGAAACCCTTGAAGAAAGCCGCAATCAGGTTTTTAACACGACTTTGTTCAATGACGTAAAAATTGAAGTAGGCGAACAAGAAGGTATTTTAGTCAAGTTGCACATTGCAGTCGAAGAACGTTGGTATGTGTTTCCTGTTCCCATATTTGAATTAACCGACCGCAATTTTAATGTTTGGTGGAAAGAATACAACCGTGATTTGAGCCGAACCGAATATGGTCTAAGGTTTTACCACTACAACTTTAGGGGGCGCAAAGAATGGCTCAAAGCAACCGTTCAGTTTGGATTCACCAAAAAATACGAGCTGGAATACATCATGCCCTTCATTGACAAAGCCCGAAAAATTGGAGCGTATTACAAACTTTCCTACATCCTCAACCGAGAACTCCCCTTTCGGAACTTCAACAATAGTCCAGAATTTTACAAACACGAAGACGGCTTTCTTCAAAAACGCTTCAATGCCTCTATTGGCAGCAGCCTCCGCCCCAATATTCACGGTTTCCACCGTTTGTATTTGGATTATTTGCACAACAGCATTGCAGACACGCTCGCCGCCTTGAATCCCGATTATTTTTTAGAAGGGCGCACCGAACAGACATTTCTCCAGTTGATTTACAGCTATACCGTTGACCTCAGAGACATTGCAGCTTATCCACTGTCAGGCAGTTATTTAGATGTGCAATTCATACAATCTGGCTTGGGCATTTTTGGAGATGTCAGCATGACTTCCTTCACTGCCAACTACTCTCAATACCTTTCTTTGGGCAACAATTTTTATGCCCTCGGCAATGTGAAAACCAAGTTCTCCTTTCCCAAACAACAGCCATTTTTCAATCAGCGTGGTCTGGGTTTTGGCTTGGACTATTTGCGAGGCTATGAGTTTTATGTCATTGATGGACAAAGCTATACCATGCTTCGCTCCGCATTGAAGTATCAATTACTCAAGACCAAATTCCGCAACCCTCTGTTCAAATCCGACCAATTTCGCACCATTCCTTTAGCGATTTACCTCAAAACCTATGGAGAATTGGCTTACGTCAAAGACAATTACTATATGGATACCAACCCTTTAGCCAATCAATGGCTAAAAAGTGTAGGCGTAGGTGTGGATGTTTTCAGCTTCTACGATTTGGTAGCCAGCTTTGAATATACCCGCAATGGCTTGAAGGATTGGGGATTTTATGTATCTTTCGGTCTTAACTACGATGGAAGATGA